TAGAACGGGGATTGCAGCTGCAAAGCCTACGCTTCCGGGCAGTTCCAGATCCCGGGCAAGGCCCCCTAGCCCAAACCAGGTTGCAAAGGCGCCGATTACGCCGAGAATTAGTATGATCCAAGCGGCGACCAGCGCCAGCGTGCCGATGGACCGTAAGGTTGAGTAGCGACTTTTCACTTAGATGACTCCTTTTCGGATCCAGGTTGGTTTACTCTGTCGGGAACCTGACTTTCACGTCAAAGTCCACATTGTTGAGCTGTGGCAGTAACAGGTTGATCAAGCCGACGAGTGGACTATCGGGGTTTACCTGTCCGTAGAGGGTAGCACCCTGGTTCAGCGAAAGGTCGTTCCATGCGATATGGGGCAGGGGCATGCCATTGACCGTCACAAAGACACCGTCATCGTTGCCAAGCATCTGGAGTTCCTCTATGCCGTAGGCTTTGATTGCCGCCAGGGTCTCTTTGGTCAATTCGACCGGAACGCCCAGGCCGGCGTTGATCAGGTCTCGAGTCGTGATACCAGCCAGCATGGGGATCCCGTTCTCATCATAATCGATGTCGACGTGGGTGACCAGTGCTGTCGGACCAGCGTCAGCAGGCACTGGCTCGGGAACTGCGGCGGGATCGCGGAGATTGATCGGTGCATAGCCGTTCATCGGTAGTCGCACTACGACGTTGGCGCCGGTGCGTTCGATGATGGGTACTACCAAGCCGATCAGCTGTGAGAAGGGAACGTTCGCCATTCCGGCAACATCGCCGACGTTGGCCAGGGATTCACCATCCCAGGCCAGGTAGGGCAATGGGTCCCCGTTGACATACAGAAAGATACCGTTGTCAGTGTGAACCAGTTCCACATGCTGGACATTGGTGTGTTTCATCCAGTCCACGTAGTAGGGATTCATAGCCATAGGCGGCATCTGCATCCCAGTTAGCTCGCTCAGTTCATCGATGCCAATGCCTCCGATGCTGAAATTGCCGGCCTCATCGATGTCGACGACCAGTCTCGGAAGAGATAACAGGAACCGTTGTCCCGAATCTGTCATCTCGTCGGCAGTTGTGGGCGTAGCTGTACCGCACGCGCTTAACAACAGAGTGCCGACAATCAAAAGAATTACAACTTTGGAGAATCGCATGGTTTGCACCTCCTGTGTGCAGGCTGGATTGACGCATTCTTCGCGCCAAGTTTGAAATGGTATACCTTGCTATGGGGCTACTGTGGTGAGAGTCCTCACTTCCGGGAGGTACGACCATGACATAGTAAACACGCGAAAACTCAGAAAGTGCCTCGAGTTTATGAAAAAGATCTGGTCGTTCATTCACCTTTTTTAGGCGATGATGATAGGAGAATATCAGGGTGACTCTTGGGGTGAGCCATCTCCACAAGCCATAGCTTCAGAAAACAACCGGGACGAATTTCGAAGACGCCTATTATGTGCACTTAGTAGTATACCTAATGCACGGGCTTTCGTCAAGTTCGAATTGCCGTTTTGGCGCAAATTTAACGTGCACTTTAACTTGCCTCGGGATTCAGGCTTGCTGCCGCCCTGATACCCGACCCCGTGATGATGACAACTCCTCGTTGATGGGGCTTCAACATGCCACGCGCTATCCATTTTTCCAGAGCGGCCGGCGCAGTGGCCGAGGTGGGTTCCATCAGAAATCCGCGCCGCGCCCAGGCGAGAAGGGCATCTTCGATTTCGGCTTCAGTTACAATTTCGAGTTCACCTCCTGTTGTTTTGATCGCTGAGAGGCATTGCTGCCATCGAGTCGGACGCGAAATTGCAATTCCTTCGGCGCCCGTGGGCGTCGGGGTGATTTCAGGCAGGCCACCAGCGCCCGGAGAGTTCCAGGCCTGCCAGAGAGGAGCACACGCTGCAGCCTGCACAGCGATAAGCTGCGGAACGCTGGATGTGATGCCCGCAGCCCGGAGGAACTGAAAACCCTTGTGCAATCCCAGCAGCATGGTGCCATGTCCTACCGGTGTGATCACCCAATCAGGTACGGTCTGGTTCAATTGTTCCCACAGTTCGAACGCGACCGTCTTGGTCCCTTCCAGAAAGAAGGGGTTCCAGACATGACTTGCGTAGAAATCGTTCTCGGCTGCTGCCACGGCTGCCCGGGTTGTCGCAGCACGTGAACCGGGAACCGAAATAACACTGGCGCCATAGAGGTTGATCTGCGCCAGCTTGGATTGTGACGCGGATTCTGGCACAAATATGGTGGCCGCGATGCCTGCAGCCGCCGCGTAGGCAGCGATTGCCGCTCCTGCATTTCCAGACGAATCTTCTACTACAGAGGATACGTTCAATTCGCGGGCCTGGCTAATGAGCACCGTGGCACCTCGATCCTTGAAGGACCCGGTGGGAGAGAAATAGTCGAGTTTGAAACTGATTTGGCAGGGTTTGTCGGCAACGGGAACCAGTGGTGTGACTGTCTCGCCCAGGGTGACTGGTTGCAAATCCCTGGCGAAGGGAAGGGCCTCGCGGTAGCGCCATAGGCCGGGTCGGCGCTCTTGCATATTCACCCAGGGAAACTGGGCATCCATTGCAACGTCGAAGTAGCCACCGCAGGGGCAGCGCCACCTTATTGTGCCCAGTGAGAAGGGCCTTGCACACTGGTAGCAGCGAAAGTGGGCGCGGCCCTGGCGAGTCTGGTCTGGCATGGAGTTGCTTTCCCTGGCATACTGCGGTTAAAATAGACCGATGGTGTATGGTATCATGGTTCTGAAGATTTTAACACTGACCTGATTTCGTTTAAGGAGAAGGCTTTCGGCACACTATGAGAACCGATAGAGTAGTTGAAACATGCCTCTATGTTGACGATCTGGAGCGCGCCTGTCGCTTCTACGTCGAGATTCTTGGGCTTTCTCTGGTGATGAGCGAGAAGGGGCGTCACGTTTTCCTGCGCTGCGGCGAAAGCATGGTATTGCTTTTCAACCCCCATCGAACAGCCATAAGGGATGGAAAGGTACCTACCCACGGTGCCCACGGGCCGGTCCACGTCGCATTTGCCATGGCTCTGGATGAGATTGACTCGTGGCGAACTCGTCTAAGGGATCACGGCGTGGAAATTGAGACTGAAATCGACTGGCCGCAAGGGGGCTATTCCCTCTATTTCCGCGATCCGGCTGGCAATAGTCTGGAATTGACAACGCTTGAGACCTGGGGCCTCAGCACAATGGATCGCTATGCCAGGCGGCTGGAACTTCTCAGTCGGGTGGACAAGGCCAGCCTGTCAGCCAAATCCTCAGAGGAAGTTGGCGCGGAAGCTCTGAAGCGGATTCCCCATCTGATTCCATGCAACCGGGCGGGTATTCTGGCTATAGATGTGCAGCGACGCATGAGTAAAGCGATCGCCCTTTTCCAGCGAGGCAAGGTCGTCGCCGGAAGCGCTGATTGGCGCCCATTGTGGGACTGGTTGCGTATCGAAGATCTTGCTGCTGGCAGTATTCAACTCGAGGAAGACCTGAGAGAAACCTGCTCTCCATCCCTTGCACAGAAACGATTGCTTGAGGAGTTGGTGGACCAGGATGTACTTTCCTATCTGACCGTCCCGCTGATAGTTCAGGGAGAACTGGTCGGGATTCTAAATCTTGGTTCTGAGCAACCTGGCGCTTTCAGTCAGGAGCATCGAATCATCTCCCGGGAGATAGCCGATCGTCTGGCTGTGGCGATGCAGAACTCCCAACTCTTTTCGGAGGTGCTTGCCAGTCGAGAACGGCTGGAGGAGCTCTCCAGGCGCCTTTTGCGGGTGCAGGAGCGTGAGCGTCGCAATCTGGCCAGGGAATTGCATGACGAGGTTGCGCAGACACTGACCGCCCTGGGCATCATCCTCGAGGTGATGAAACCTCACATGGATGAGGTAGGGCTATCGAGGATGACGAATGCTGAGGAACTGGTTGATCAGTTGAGTTCTCAGGTGAGGGAACTCTCGCTCAATCTCCGCCCACCTATGTTGGACGATCTGGGGCTATTGCCAACGCTGCTGTGGTATTTTGATCGTTTCACCGCGCATACAGGAATCGCAGTGGATTTCCGCAACAGTGGATTGGATCGGCGGTTCCGGTCAGAGCTGGAACTGGTTGCCTATCGAATTGTCCAGGAAGCTCTTACGAACGTTGCGCGCCATTCAGGTGTGAAGCAGGTGACGGTGGGCATTTGTTGCGATGAACGCGAGGTGATCCTGGAAGTCAGCGATCGAGGCCGGGGCTTTGATCCGGAGCTAACCGCGGCAAGGGGCGCTACCGGCGGCCTTTCGAGCATGCAGGAACGGGCTGCCCTGGTGGGAGGCGCCATGGAAATCGAGGCAAGGCCCGGGGTTGGAACTACCCTGGCGACTACTCTGCCAGTTGATGGCTGGGACTGGCAGCCCGGGTACCGTTGAATCATGATAAGTGTTGTGCTGATCGAGGACCATGACATCGTTCGCCAGGGAATCGG
This genomic stretch from Chloroflexota bacterium harbors:
- a CDS encoding threonine synthase, whose protein sequence is MPDQTRQGRAHFRCYQCARPFSLGTIRWRCPCGGYFDVAMDAQFPWVNMQERRPGLWRYREALPFARDLQPVTLGETVTPLVPVADKPCQISFKLDYFSPTGSFKDRGATVLISQARELNVSSVVEDSSGNAGAAIAAYAAAAGIAATIFVPESASQSKLAQINLYGASVISVPGSRAATTRAAVAAAENDFYASHVWNPFFLEGTKTVAFELWEQLNQTVPDWVITPVGHGTMLLGLHKGFQFLRAAGITSSVPQLIAVQAAACAPLWQAWNSPGAGGLPEITPTPTGAEGIAISRPTRWQQCLSAIKTTGGELEIVTEAEIEDALLAWARRGFLMEPTSATAPAALEKWIARGMLKPHQRGVVIITGSGIRAAASLNPEAS
- a CDS encoding VOC family protein yields the protein MRTDRVVETCLYVDDLERACRFYVEILGLSLVMSEKGRHVFLRCGESMVLLFNPHRTAIRDGKVPTHGAHGPVHVAFAMALDEIDSWRTRLRDHGVEIETEIDWPQGGYSLYFRDPAGNSLELTTLETWGLSTMDRYARRLELLSRVDKASLSAKSSEEVGAEALKRIPHLIPCNRAGILAIDVQRRMSKAIALFQRGKVVAGSADWRPLWDWLRIEDLAAGSIQLEEDLRETCSPSLAQKRLLEELVDQDVLSYLTVPLIVQGELVGILNLGSEQPGAFSQEHRIISREIADRLAVAMQNSQLFSEVLASRERLEELSRRLLRVQERERRNLARELHDEVAQTLTALGIILEVMKPHMDEVGLSRMTNAEELVDQLSSQVRELSLNLRPPMLDDLGLLPTLLWYFDRFTAHTGIAVDFRNSGLDRRFRSELELVAYRIVQEALTNVARHSGVKQVTVGICCDEREVILEVSDRGRGFDPELTAARGATGGLSSMQERAALVGGAMEIEARPGVGTTLATTLPVDGWDWQPGYR